Proteins from one Aquila chrysaetos chrysaetos chromosome 5, bAquChr1.4, whole genome shotgun sequence genomic window:
- the PYGO1 gene encoding pygopus homolog 1: protein MSAEQEKDPIALKRSRGGDSGLDGLGGPGVQLGSPDKKKRKANTQGSSFPPPSEYAPPLNPSSDHLVAANPFDDNYNTVSYKPLPSGNPYFSNPGYPGFGGYNTFRMPPHMLPRVSSPYGGSYSLRNQPHPLPQNPVGMGFSRPHSFSFGPHDNPGFGNQPPYSSGQINQNVNMPGQHFRPNPGENFGHSGQIPHPDMPSNFGPGNNPNFPNSQLESNHSFVPPPNTYSQTKSSAQKQDFSQGASKASSQNTAAHQHHHRTEDIVSQGNSDLKNVTRNNVVNQDNSHSNNADNTNAGHSNGTQSKSRQPRGTAEGCNSEKSSKTPLHPSRHGHSSSEPVYPCGICTHEVNDDQDAILCEASCQKWFHRICTGMTESAYGLLTAEASAVWGCDTCMADKDVQLMRTRETAGPPTLNTDG, encoded by the exons ATGTCAGCGGAACAGGAGAAGGACCCCATCGCGCTGAAGAGATCCCGAG GTGGTGACAGTGGATTGGATGGGTTAGGAGGACCAGGAGTACAACTTGGAAGCCCAGATAAGAAAAAGCGCAAAGCAAATACACAG ggaTCATCATTTCCTCCTCCATCTGAATATGCTCCACCGCTGAATCCAAGCTCTGACCACCTTGTAGCTGCAAATCCATTTGATGACAACTATAATACTGTGTCTTATAAACCACTTCCTTCAGGAAATCCATATTTTAGTAATCCTGGTTATCCTGGCTTTGGAGGCTATAACACTTTCAGAATGCCACCTCACATGCTGCCCAGAGTGTCCTCGCCATATGGTGGTTCTTACTCCCTCAGAAACCAACCACATCCCCTTCCTCAAAACCCTGTGGGAATGGGTTTTAGCCGACCCCACTCTTTCAGCTTTGGTCCACATGATAACCCAGGTTTTGGGAATCAACCACCTTATAGTAGTGGTCAGATAAATCAAAATGTCAATATGCCTGGTCAGCATTTCAGACCAAATCCTGGTGAGAACTTTGGTCATTCTGGTCAGATACCTCACCCTGACATGCCATCTAACTTTGGTCCTGGAAACAATCCAAATTTTCCAAATTCTCAGCTAGAGTCAAACCATTCTTTTGTTCCTCCACCAAACACGTACAGCCAGACAAAATCGTCAGCTCAAAAGCAAGACTTTAGTCAAGGTGCAAGCAAGGCATCCAGCCAGAACACTGCTGCTCATCAGCATCATCACAGGACAGAGGACATTGTAAGTCAAGGTAACAGTGACCTAAAAAATGTTACTCGAAACAATGTGGTAAATCAGGATAATAGCCATTCTAATAATGCTGATAACACTAATGCTGGCCATTCAAATGGGACTCAGAGTAAGTCCCGCCAGCCTCGAGGTACTGCTGAAGGATGCAACTctgaaaagagcagcaaaacacCCCTTCATCCCAGTCGTCATGGTCACTCGTCCTCTGAACCCGTCTATCCATGTGGGATTTGTACACATGAAGTTAATGATGACCAGGATGCCATCCTGTGTGAAGCCTCTTGTCAAAAATGGTTTCATCGGATCTGTACAGGCATGACCGAGTCAGCTTATGGCCTTCTTACAGCAGAAGCATCAGCAGTATGGGGTTGTGATACTTGCATGGCTGACAAAGATGTCCAGTTAATGCGTACGAGAGAGACTGCAGGACCACCTACATTGAATACAGATGGCTAA